AATGTAGCCGGAATAAGTGCAACTGCACTATTTTTTGCACCACTTATCTGAACAGAGCCGTTTAATGGTTTACCGCCTCTGATTTTAATTACTTCCTGTGACATATTCGGGACTCCTTTAGTTGTAATCACAAATTATTTATCTTTAACTTATTTCATTATTTTCTATTATTATAAACTAATTTAACATTTGTATGCAAAGTAAAGCCATAGAAATTTAATATAAAATAGATTACAACGTAAAGTCAAGAAAAAAAAGCACCCTGAAATTTCAGAGTGCTGATTCTAACAACTTAAAACTAAGCTTTATTAGAAGTACCAAATTCTTTAATTTTACCGATTACTGTTGCTTTAATTGCTTCACGTGCTGGTCCTAAATATTTACGTGGATCATATACGTTAGCATCATTGTTTAATGTATCACGAACAGCTTTTGCTGAAGCGATTTGGTTTTCAGTGTTTACGTTAATCTTAGCAGTTCCTAATGAAATTGAACGCTCGATATCTTTAGTCGGGATACCAGTACCACCGTGTAATACTAATGGTAGACCCGTTGCTTTACCGATTTCTTCCATTTCTTTGAAACCTAAGTTTGGTTCACCTTTGTAAGGACCGTGTACTGAACCTAATGCAGGCGCTAAGCAGTCAATACCAGTTTTCTCAACTAATTCTTGACATTCCTTAGCATCAGCGTATACAACACCATCAGATACTACATCATCTTCTTGTCCACCAACACGACCTAATTCTGCTTCAACTGAAACACCTTTAGAATGTGCATATTCCACTACTTTTTTAGTGATTTCAACGTTCTCTTCAAACGGATGATGTGAAGCATCAATCATAACTGATGTAAATCCAGCATCAATCGCAGCCTTACAGTTTTCAAAACTTGAACCGTGGTCTAAGTGAATTGCAACAGGAACTGTAATATTCATGTCCTTCATTAAGCCTTCAACCATCTTAACTACTGTGTAGAAACCACCCATATATTTCGCAGCACCTTCAGATACACCTAAGATAACTGGAGCATTCTCTTCTTGTGTTGCACCTAAGATTGCTTGAGTGAATTCAAGGTTGTTAAGGTTGTATTGACCAACTGCATAACCACCTTCTTTAGCTTTGATTAACATTTCTTTCATTGAAACTAATGGCATGGATAATATCCTCCTTGTGTGCGTTTTGCACGAATTTTATAATTTCAGTATAGCACTATCCATCAGAGTTTGCATTTATAAAGGCATTAACTATGTGTAGTTTTGCACAATATCCATAACTTCTTCAATAGTAAACGGTTTCATCAGTATCCCTGATGCTCCCCGACTTTTAAGTTCTTCAATTTGTTCATCCGTCTGGAAAGCCGAAATCAAATAGATTGGCCTGTCAGTATATTTTCTCATCTCACTCAATGTCTCTTCTCCTGACATTACCGGCATTCGTCGATCCAGAAAGATAATGTCATAATCAGTTTCCATCAACATTTCCAGCCCTTTTTTGCCATGCTCTGCTTCATCTGTTTCAATATCTTGAATTGATAGTATTTCTTTAAATAAAAAACGAATATTCATTTCGTCATCTACTATGAGTATTTTCATCACTTATCTCCCAATATGTTATGATATAGTCAATCATTTCTTGAAAGTAGGGTTAATATGTTCAAAATATTTAATACACAACTCAATGGTATCTTTAAAAAAATAGATGTGCAAGCATCTGAAATTGATATCGCCGGTCGATTACTTGCACAAGCAGTCGTAGGACAAGGTAAAATTTACGTCAAAGGGTTCGGTGACCTTAAACATTTTGAAGACTTCGCAGTTGAAAGCAAAGAGAAGTTATTCGGTGCCGAAAAATTTATTACCGAGTCTATCATCGATAAGACCGACCGTCTGCTAGTGATGAGCGATACGTAT
Above is a window of Macrococcoides canis DNA encoding:
- the fdaB gene encoding class IIb fructose-bisphosphate aldolase FdaB; the encoded protein is MPLVSMKEMLIKAKEGGYAVGQYNLNNLEFTQAILGATQEENAPVILGVSEGAAKYMGGFYTVVKMVEGLMKDMNITVPVAIHLDHGSSFENCKAAIDAGFTSVMIDASHHPFEENVEITKKVVEYAHSKGVSVEAELGRVGGQEDDVVSDGVVYADAKECQELVEKTGIDCLAPALGSVHGPYKGEPNLGFKEMEEIGKATGLPLVLHGGTGIPTKDIERSISLGTAKINVNTENQIASAKAVRDTLNNDANVYDPRKYLGPAREAIKATVIGKIKEFGTSNKA
- a CDS encoding DUF2529 family protein, which codes for MFKIFNTQLNGIFKKIDVQASEIDIAGRLLAQAVVGQGKIYVKGFGDLKHFEDFAVESKEKLFGAEKFITESIIDKTDRLLVMSDTYDEDTEEFINMLNSKDIDYVLVCNKNEKIDAMNYIDLSTPRALVPTEDFSRIITPHLMAMNYIYYGIYNVMYEMLVEEDEV
- a CDS encoding response regulator, translated to MKILIVDDEMNIRFLFKEILSIQDIETDEAEHGKKGLEMLMETDYDIIFLDRRMPVMSGEETLSEMRKYTDRPIYLISAFQTDEQIEELKSRGASGILMKPFTIEEVMDIVQNYT